The following proteins come from a genomic window of Alnus glutinosa chromosome 10, dhAlnGlut1.1, whole genome shotgun sequence:
- the LOC133878870 gene encoding putative RING-H2 finger protein ATL69 — protein MSAADPPVMTTGVGLGYGIAIAVSILVLISTIMFASYACVRVKANGRSDSGGSNSNNNDNGVETSNHESTLRTSAEAVVVMVMGLDGSIIESYPKMVLGESRRLPKPNNGPCSICLSDYRPKDNIRCIPDCDHCFHADCIDEWLRMSATCPLCRNSPAPSASPTPVATPLSELAPLAFNAR, from the coding sequence ATGTCTGCCGCCGATCCACCGGTGATGACGACTGGTGTCGGCCTCGGTTACGGCATTGCTATTGCCGTTAGCATCCTCGTACTCATCTCCACTATCATGTTTGCTTCCTACGCTTGCGTTAGAGTTAAAGCTAACGGTCGTAGTGATAGTGGTGGTAGTAATAGCAATAACAACGATAACGGAGTTGAGACGTCCAATCACGAGTCTACCTTGAGAACGTCAGCGGAGGCGGtggtggtgatggtgatggGCCTAGATGGGTCCATCATAGAATCTTACCCGAAGATGGTGCTCGGTGAGAGTCGAAGACTACCAAAGCCCAACAACGGCCCATGCTCCATTTGCTTGTCCGACTATCGGCCCAAGGATAATATACGGTGCATTCCAGATTGCGATCACTGCTTCCATGCAGATTGCATTGATGAATGGCTCCGAATGAGCGCCACGTGTCCTTTGTGTAGGAATTCTCCTGCTCCCTCGGCGAGTCCTACGCCTGTTGCTACTCCTTTGTCAGAATTGGCTCCGCTGGCCTTCAACGCCaggtga
- the LOC133879921 gene encoding protein MAINTENANCE OF PSII UNDER HIGH LIGHT 1, which yields MAACASQAVIAAANTCNFPTQRFFNNRYQCVSKVRTSSVFTIKASSEETDCNVEECAPDKEVGKVSMEWLAGEKTKVVGTFPPRKQGWTGYVEKDTAGQTNIYSVEPAVYVAESAISSGTAGSSSSGAENIAAIAAGLGLIFVAAASSVVLQVSKNPPQVQTVEYSGPSLSYYVNKFKPQEIIEASVPSETESPSSVPADNSAAEVPQIQVKSQVQPEPSTSSLESFFLSGN from the exons ATGGCGGCCTGTGCCTCACAAGCAGTGATAGCTGCAGCCAACACCTGCAATTTCCCAACGCAAAGGTTCTTCAACAACAGGTACCAGTGTGTGAGTAAAGTACGAACTTCCAGCGTGTTCACTATCAAGGCTTCCTCTGAAGAGACTGATTGCAATGTTGAAGAGTGTGCTCCTGATAAGGAG GTTGGGAAGGTCAGCATGGAGTGGTTAGCTGGCGAGAAGACCAAAGTGGTTGGAACATTTCCACCTCGCAAGCAGGGTTGGACAGGCTATGTTGAGAAGGACACAGCTGGGCAAACAAACATTTACTCAGTTGAG CCTGCAGTTTATGTGGCAGAAAGTGCGATAAGCTCTGGAACTGCGGGTTCTTCCTCTAGTGGAGCAGAGAACATAGCAGCAATCGCTGCTGGCCTTGGCCTCATCTTTGTTGCTGCAGCTTCATCAGTAGTCCTCCAAGTTTCTAAAAACCCACCTCAAGTGCAGACAGTAGAATATTCTGGGCCATCCCTTAGTTACTATGTCAACAAGTTTAAACCACAAGAAATTATCGAAGCCTCAGTGCCAAGCGAAACTGAATCACCGTCGTCTGTTCCGGCAGATAACTCTGCTGCAGAGGTACCCCAGATTCAGGTCAAATCCCAAGTTCAACCGGAGCCCTCCACTTCAAGTTTGgaaagtttttttctttcaggGAATTGA
- the LOC133880745 gene encoding probable choline kinase 2 isoform X1: protein MTLTNNQPLKIDANRTFANPNYKPNAPAFINYSPPSPVPERFSFLRNHSSLQDQVVSTFRSLICPKLSEAILFGNRWSFIMGAVEKPLKNKEDRLPGEAKEILKSLAAKWGDVVDTSELQVFSLKGAMTNQVFQIKWPTETKDVSRKVLVRIYGQGVEVFFDRDDEIRTFEFISKHGQGPRLLGRFSNGRIEEFINARTLSASDLRDPKTSALIASKMKEFHDLEMPGPKNVRLWERLRKWLHAAKSLASPEEAKAFCLDTIEEDISILEKELSQAHQHIVFCHNDLQYGNIMIDEKTNSITIIDYEYASYNPVAFDIANHFCEMAADYHTETPHILDFSKYPGLEERQRFVRIYLSSSGNEPSNVEVEQLLQDVEKYTLANHLFWGLWGIISEHVNEIDFDYIEYARQRFQQYWSRKPTLLGSVGASPDSATDGNRAI from the exons ATGACTCTCACGAATAACCAACCCCTCAAAATCGACGCCAACAGAACATTCGCAAATCCCAATTATAAACCAAACGCTCCCGCGTTCATCAATTACTCCCCGCCCTCTCCAGTTCCGGAACGGTTCTCCTTCCTGCGGAACCACTCTTCTCTTCAAG ATCAGGTTGTTTCCACATTTAGAAGTTTGATTTGCCCAAAACTGTCTGAAGCAATATTGTTTGGGAATCGGTGGTCTTTCATTATGGGAGCTGTAGAAAAGCCCTTAAAAAACAAAGAGGATCGTTTACCAGGAGAAGCAAAGGAGATATTAAAATCATTGGCTGCCAAATGGGGGGATGTGGTTGACACAAGTGAATTACAGGTTTTTTCTCTTAAAGGTGCAATGACCAATCAGGTTTTCCAAATAAAGTGGCCGACAGAGACAAAGGACGTCTCTAGAAAAGTTCTAGTTAGGATCTATGGTCAGGGTGTGGAAGTGTTCTTTGACCGGGATGATGAGATTCGGACATTTGAGTTCATCTCAAAGCATGGGCAGGGACCTCGTCTTCTAGGGCGGTTTTCAAATGGGAGAATTGAAGAGTTCATCAATGCACGG ACACTATCAGCATCTGATCTGCGTGATCCAAAAACATCTGCTCTTATAGCGTCTAAAATGAAGGAGTTTCATGATCTTGAAATGCCTGGTCCAAAGAATGTTCGCCTGTGGGAGAGATTACG AAAGTGGCTACATGCAGCCAAGAGTTTGGCTTCCCCTGAAGAAGCTAAAGCCTTTTGCTTAGATACTATAGAAGAGGACATCTCTATATTGGAAAAGGAGCTTTCACAGGCTCATCAACATATAGTATTTTGCCACAATGATTTGCAATATGGTAATATAATGATCGATGAAAAGACCAATTCCATAACCATCATT GATTATGAGTATGCAAGTTACAACCCTGTTGCATTTGACATAGCAAATCATTTTTGTGAGATGGCTGCTGACTATCATACGGAAACGCCCCATATCCTGGATTTCAGTAAATATCCTG GTTTGGAGGAGCGTCAAAGATTTGTGCGTATATATTTGAGTTCTTCAG GTAATGAGCCTAGCAATGTTGAAGTGGAGCAGTTACTTCAAGATGTTGAGAAGTATACTCTTGCAAACCATCTGTTTTGGGGATTATGGGGAATAATATCG GAACATGTGAATGAAATTGATTTTGACTACATAGAATATGCAAGGCAGAGGTTTCAACAATACTGGTCAAGGAAGCCTACTCTATTGGGCTCTGTTGGTGCTTCCCCTGATAGTGCGACTGATGGTAACCGTGCTATCTAG
- the LOC133880745 gene encoding probable choline kinase 2 isoform X2 translates to MGAVEKPLKNKEDRLPGEAKEILKSLAAKWGDVVDTSELQVFSLKGAMTNQVFQIKWPTETKDVSRKVLVRIYGQGVEVFFDRDDEIRTFEFISKHGQGPRLLGRFSNGRIEEFINARTLSASDLRDPKTSALIASKMKEFHDLEMPGPKNVRLWERLRKWLHAAKSLASPEEAKAFCLDTIEEDISILEKELSQAHQHIVFCHNDLQYGNIMIDEKTNSITIIDYEYASYNPVAFDIANHFCEMAADYHTETPHILDFSKYPGLEERQRFVRIYLSSSGNEPSNVEVEQLLQDVEKYTLANHLFWGLWGIISEHVNEIDFDYIEYARQRFQQYWSRKPTLLGSVGASPDSATDGNRAI, encoded by the exons ATGGGAGCTGTAGAAAAGCCCTTAAAAAACAAAGAGGATCGTTTACCAGGAGAAGCAAAGGAGATATTAAAATCATTGGCTGCCAAATGGGGGGATGTGGTTGACACAAGTGAATTACAGGTTTTTTCTCTTAAAGGTGCAATGACCAATCAGGTTTTCCAAATAAAGTGGCCGACAGAGACAAAGGACGTCTCTAGAAAAGTTCTAGTTAGGATCTATGGTCAGGGTGTGGAAGTGTTCTTTGACCGGGATGATGAGATTCGGACATTTGAGTTCATCTCAAAGCATGGGCAGGGACCTCGTCTTCTAGGGCGGTTTTCAAATGGGAGAATTGAAGAGTTCATCAATGCACGG ACACTATCAGCATCTGATCTGCGTGATCCAAAAACATCTGCTCTTATAGCGTCTAAAATGAAGGAGTTTCATGATCTTGAAATGCCTGGTCCAAAGAATGTTCGCCTGTGGGAGAGATTACG AAAGTGGCTACATGCAGCCAAGAGTTTGGCTTCCCCTGAAGAAGCTAAAGCCTTTTGCTTAGATACTATAGAAGAGGACATCTCTATATTGGAAAAGGAGCTTTCACAGGCTCATCAACATATAGTATTTTGCCACAATGATTTGCAATATGGTAATATAATGATCGATGAAAAGACCAATTCCATAACCATCATT GATTATGAGTATGCAAGTTACAACCCTGTTGCATTTGACATAGCAAATCATTTTTGTGAGATGGCTGCTGACTATCATACGGAAACGCCCCATATCCTGGATTTCAGTAAATATCCTG GTTTGGAGGAGCGTCAAAGATTTGTGCGTATATATTTGAGTTCTTCAG GTAATGAGCCTAGCAATGTTGAAGTGGAGCAGTTACTTCAAGATGTTGAGAAGTATACTCTTGCAAACCATCTGTTTTGGGGATTATGGGGAATAATATCG GAACATGTGAATGAAATTGATTTTGACTACATAGAATATGCAAGGCAGAGGTTTCAACAATACTGGTCAAGGAAGCCTACTCTATTGGGCTCTGTTGGTGCTTCCCCTGATAGTGCGACTGATGGTAACCGTGCTATCTAG